One window from the genome of Salvia miltiorrhiza cultivar Shanhuang (shh) chromosome 7, IMPLAD_Smil_shh, whole genome shotgun sequence encodes:
- the LOC130991872 gene encoding uncharacterized protein LOC130991872, which produces MVNSAIESHQALCLKKFSMSFYVNESGKSAVAKWLEFVWSTQVECLILSFRCSRPRSMVVLKELLGEMRPMNYLKKLFLGTMRVSGEDISLFLRNCPLLMELDIRSVLTSDVHVCGATLELKKLRIRCRTETSIKISAPNLISVMVDANRRKLFLENVPKLVSAVFRIQSPKYRAKHLASAASCIISQLQTLTLNLFYPEFLANGFPHQMPNLKELTLIDKGVYEHGCLLPVKALISASPRLQKFTFTFLDKFEDATSHERFRCPHQHLKDLKFQGFHARHIIQLLTYISDNCDEFHKINTCSPLMGKAEVQVHRHHLKQLQAQLSQHIQLNFLNFT; this is translated from the exons ATGGTAAATTCGGCTATCGAATCGCATCAAGCCCTTTGCTTGAAAAAATTCAGCATGTCTTTCTATGTGAACGAATCAGGCAAGAGCGCAGTCGCCAAATGGCTGGAGTTTGTGTGGTCGACACAAGTTGAGTGTTTGATATTGAGCTTCCGATGTTCGAGACCAAGGTCTATGGTTGTCCTAAAAGAGTTGTTGGGAGAGATGAGACCCATGAATTACCTCAAGAAATTGTTTCTGGGAACTATGAGAGTGAGTGGCGAAGACATCTCGTTGTTCCTGCGTAATTGCCCCTTATTGATGGAACTGGATATCAGATCGGTTTTGACGTCTGATGTTCATGTCTGCGGCGCAACCCTCGAGTTGAAGAAGTTGAGGATACGTTGTCGCACAGAGACATCCATAAAGATTTCTGCTCCAAATCTTATCTCGGTTATGGTCGATGCAAATCGGCGGAAGCTGTTTCTCGAGAATGTTCCAAAGCTTGTTAGTGCTGTATTTAGAATTCAAAGTCCAAAATATAGAGCGAAGCATTTGGCCTCTGCAGCATCTTGCATCATTTCCCAACTGCAAACACTCACCTTGAACCTCTTTTATCCCGAG TTTTTGGCGAATGGGTTTCCTCATCAAATGCCTAATCTCAAGGAGTTGACCCTTATAGATAAGGGAGTGTATGAGCACGGCTGTCTCTTGCCGGTAAAGGCTTTAATATCGGCATCGCCTCGTCTTCAAAAATTCACATTCACG TTTCTTGACAAATTTGAAGACGCAACATCACATGAAAGATTCAGATGTCCGCACCAACATCTCAAAGATTTAAAGTTTCAAGGGTTTCATGCGAGGCATATCATCCAATTGTTGACGTACATTTCAGATAATTGCGATGagtttcataaaataaatacttgTTCTCCACTAATGGGTAAGGCTGAGGTGCAAGTTCATAGGCACCACCTCAAGCAACTTCAAGCCCAATTATCTCAACATATTCAACTCAACTTTTTGAATTTTACATAA